The genome window TCTGCCAGGTTGTTTTCAGCAGCGATGTTGAGCATTGTTTCATCCGGAAGCCACTCATTCAGAGGGACAATCGCAGCAGGGTTTCCACAAAAGAGTTTATCAGTAAACGCATCGATCTGATATATGGATAGTTTCATGTTCAAAAAATGGGGTTAACAATACCAAGGTATTAAAAATATTCTCGATTAGAAGAAGTTGTCTCTGGAAATTTTCAATATTATTATTCGAATCAGATAATAAATTCGACACTGGTTTATATGTAACTAGCTCTTATGGTTTTTCATACGGAGATAAACACCATTGGTCCAGCCAAATCCTTCCTGAACTTCATACTCACCTCCTCCGGCGATCAGATTGGTGTCTGAAACATTGTATTTTTCGAGTAATTTGCCTGAATGCTTAAACTCTTTATCGACCAGCGTGAGCCACTCCGCGCACAGCTCGTCCGCGGTCCGGTGGAAATTATAATTGCGCAAGCCTTTGTAAGTGATCCATTGCAGCGGCGCCCAGCCATTAGGTGCATCCCATTGCTGCCCCGACTTGATCGTGGTGGTCAACAGTCCGCCTGAGCGCATAAAGTTGAGCCGGATATAACCACGCATATAATGTGATTGCGACTTGGTGGCCAGTTTGAAATACAAAGGAAATGTGCCTGCTAATGTGACAGCTTTCGTGAAATCCTGCTTCTTGAAATCATAATCCATGAAAAAATTCCGCGAGCTGTCCCAGAAATAGGTCTGTATAGCTGCTACCCTCAAACGTGCCTTTTCTTCATATTGCAGGTGCATTTTAGTGTTGTTATGCAACAGATATGCTTCCGCCAGCGCTTTTTCAAGGTGGTGCATGAGGCAGTTCAGGTCAACGGGGATAATGTCTGTGGTATGAATGCTCGCAAAGTCGTTTTCGTCTGCAAACCACCGGCTGCTAAAATCCCATCCCGACTCGGCGGCAGCTCTGATATGCCTGAAAGTAGCTTCCGGGGCCGTCCCAAACCGGTCCCGCGCCTCATTGCCCAATTCCACGTCTTCGCGGTAGGACTCCGGGCGGGGCGTGGCCTTGTCATCCCAGTAACGGTTCATTAAAGCGCCATTGGGAAGTTTTACGAGGCGCCGGTGTGCTGTAAATGGCTCGTGCGACGGTCCGTCGTTCTGCATCCAATAATCATATTCTTTTTGCAGTTGAGGCAAATAGCGTTTCAGGATTTCATTTCCGGCAATGTCACTGTATAGCCGGACCATAAGGGAAAAGAACGGTGGCTGGGACCTCGTGAGATAATAGGTGCGGTTGGCTGTGGGAATGTATCCGAAACTATC of Dyadobacter chenhuakuii contains these proteins:
- the treA gene encoding alpha,alpha-trehalase TreA, with translation MYGFIAPAFTYGSPHVSPEDLYGSLFRDIQHSHIFEDSKTFADAIPLEDPVLIIERYHQEQDRPGFDLQAFISQNFRMPAHIKSTFEADKSSSTSENIGRLWEVLTRQPENQERGGSLIPLPFPYVVPGGRFREIYYWDSYFTMLGLKESGRTDLIESMVNNFAYLIDSFGYIPTANRTYYLTRSQPPFFSLMVRLYSDIAGNEILKRYLPQLQKEYDYWMQNDGPSHEPFTAHRRLVKLPNGALMNRYWDDKATPRPESYREDVELGNEARDRFGTAPEATFRHIRAAAESGWDFSSRWFADENDFASIHTTDIIPVDLNCLMHHLEKALAEAYLLHNNTKMHLQYEEKARLRVAAIQTYFWDSSRNFFMDYDFKKQDFTKAVTLAGTFPLYFKLATKSQSHYMRGYIRLNFMRSGGLLTTTIKSGQQWDAPNGWAPLQWITYKGLRNYNFHRTADELCAEWLTLVDKEFKHSGKLLEKYNVSDTNLIAGGGEYEVQEGFGWTNGVYLRMKNHKS